The following proteins are encoded in a genomic region of Nicotiana sylvestris chromosome 4, ASM39365v2, whole genome shotgun sequence:
- the LOC138890059 gene encoding uncharacterized mitochondrial protein AtMg00810-like yields MASEFVILAVYVDVINLVGIPEKLQKAIEYLKKEFEMKDLGKTKLYLGLQIEHLADRIFIHQSAYTERVLKCFYIDKAHPLGTTMIVRSLKVNKDLFRPPEEDRNSLVPKYPISVQLVH; encoded by the coding sequence atggcatcagaatttgttatacttgctgtttatgttgatgtcataaatcttgttggaattCCAGAaaagctccaaaaggcaattgaatatcttaagaaagaatttgagatgaaagatcttggaaagacaaaactttatCTTGGTCTGCagattgaacatttagcagaccgaatctttatccatcaatctgcctatacagaaagggtcttaaaatgcttttacatagacaaagcgcacccattgggTACAACAATGATTGTTCGATCACTTAAAGTAAATAaagatttgttccgacctccagaagaggacaggaactccttggtccccaagtaccctatctcagtgcaattggtgcattaa